In one Brassica oleracea var. oleracea cultivar TO1000 chromosome C9, BOL, whole genome shotgun sequence genomic region, the following are encoded:
- the LOC106316757 gene encoding bidirectional sugar transporter SWEET3-like isoform X4, which translates to MKMGDKLRLSVGILGNGASLLLYTAPVLTFSRVFKKKSTEEFSCLPYVMTLFNCLIYTWYGLPIVSHCWENFPLVSINGVGIVLESIFIFVYFCYASPKEKPWCLKTTVTENHSSEVLASWLLSPCMVLLSSLCSLWLAYGLLSHDLFLALPNMVGTPLGILQLIIYFKYKNKKEAPITTTVVGKWDHEKNKSKLELVVDVDHDADADDNEKKFMNAC; encoded by the exons ATGAAAATGGGTGATAAACTTAGACTATCCGTCGGAATTTTGG GAAACGGAGCTTCCTTGCTGCTCTATACAGCTCCAGT ATTAACATTTTCAAGGGTGTTTAAGAAGAAAAGCACAGAAGAATTCTCATGTCTTCCTTACGTTATGACACTCTTCAACTGTTTGATTTACACTTGGTACGGTTTACCGATTGTGAGCCATTGTTGGGAGAATTTTCCTCTTGTGAGCATTAATGGAGTTGGCATCGTTCTCGAATCAATCTTCATTTTCGTATATTTCTGCTACGCGTCGCCCAAAGAAAAG CCGTGGTGTTTGAAGACCACCGTCACCGAAAATCATTCGTCGGAAGTGTTGGCCTCGTGGCTTCTATCTCCATGTATGGTTCTCCTCTCATCGTTATG CTCCCTTTGGTTGGCATATGGTTTACTTAGCCATGATCTCTTTCTTGCG TTGCCTAATATGGTGGGGACTCCATTGGGGATTCTCCAACTTATCATCTACTTTAAGTACAAGAACAAAAAGGAAGCGCCAATTACAACAACGGTGGTGGGCAAATGGGACCATGAGAAGAACAAGAGTAAACTTGAGCTTGTAGTCGACGTTGATCATGATGCTGATGCTGATGACAATGAGAAGAAGTTCATGAATGCATGTTAG
- the LOC106316757 gene encoding bidirectional sugar transporter SWEET3-like isoform X2 yields MKMGDKLRLSVGILGNGASLLLYTAPVLTFSRVFKKKSTEEFSCLPYVMTLFNCLIYTWYGLPIVSHCWENFPLVSINGVGIVLESIFIFVYFCYASPKEKIKVGVIFVPVIVVFGLTTAISAVVFEDHRHRKSFVGSVGLVASISISLWLAYGLLSHDLFLALPNMVGTPLGILQLIIYFKYKNKKEAPITTTVVGKWDHEKNKSKLELVVDVDHDADADDNEKKFMNAC; encoded by the exons ATGAAAATGGGTGATAAACTTAGACTATCCGTCGGAATTTTGG GAAACGGAGCTTCCTTGCTGCTCTATACAGCTCCAGT ATTAACATTTTCAAGGGTGTTTAAGAAGAAAAGCACAGAAGAATTCTCATGTCTTCCTTACGTTATGACACTCTTCAACTGTTTGATTTACACTTGGTACGGTTTACCGATTGTGAGCCATTGTTGGGAGAATTTTCCTCTTGTGAGCATTAATGGAGTTGGCATCGTTCTCGAATCAATCTTCATTTTCGTATATTTCTGCTACGCGTCGCCCAAAGAAAAG ATTAAGGTTGGTGTTATATTTGTTCCGGTGATCGTTGTGTTTGGGTTAACAACGGCAATCTCAGCCGTGGTGTTTGAAGACCACCGTCACCGAAAATCATTCGTCGGAAGTGTTGGCCTCGTGGCTTCTATCTCCAT CTCCCTTTGGTTGGCATATGGTTTACTTAGCCATGATCTCTTTCTTGCG TTGCCTAATATGGTGGGGACTCCATTGGGGATTCTCCAACTTATCATCTACTTTAAGTACAAGAACAAAAAGGAAGCGCCAATTACAACAACGGTGGTGGGCAAATGGGACCATGAGAAGAACAAGAGTAAACTTGAGCTTGTAGTCGACGTTGATCATGATGCTGATGCTGATGACAATGAGAAGAAGTTCATGAATGCATGTTAG
- the LOC106316757 gene encoding bidirectional sugar transporter SWEET3-like isoform X1 encodes MKMGDKLRLSVGILGNGASLLLYTAPVLTFSRVFKKKSTEEFSCLPYVMTLFNCLIYTWYGLPIVSHCWENFPLVSINGVGIVLESIFIFVYFCYASPKEKIKVGVIFVPVIVVFGLTTAISAVVFEDHRHRKSFVGSVGLVASISMYGSPLIVMKKVIETKSVEYMPFYLSFFSFLASSLWLAYGLLSHDLFLALPNMVGTPLGILQLIIYFKYKNKKEAPITTTVVGKWDHEKNKSKLELVVDVDHDADADDNEKKFMNAC; translated from the exons ATGAAAATGGGTGATAAACTTAGACTATCCGTCGGAATTTTGG GAAACGGAGCTTCCTTGCTGCTCTATACAGCTCCAGT ATTAACATTTTCAAGGGTGTTTAAGAAGAAAAGCACAGAAGAATTCTCATGTCTTCCTTACGTTATGACACTCTTCAACTGTTTGATTTACACTTGGTACGGTTTACCGATTGTGAGCCATTGTTGGGAGAATTTTCCTCTTGTGAGCATTAATGGAGTTGGCATCGTTCTCGAATCAATCTTCATTTTCGTATATTTCTGCTACGCGTCGCCCAAAGAAAAG ATTAAGGTTGGTGTTATATTTGTTCCGGTGATCGTTGTGTTTGGGTTAACAACGGCAATCTCAGCCGTGGTGTTTGAAGACCACCGTCACCGAAAATCATTCGTCGGAAGTGTTGGCCTCGTGGCTTCTATCTCCATGTATGGTTCTCCTCTCATCGTTATG AAAAAAGTGATAGAGACAAAAAGTGTGGAATACATGCCTTTTTACTTGTCATTCTTTTCATTTTTGGCTAGCTCCCTTTGGTTGGCATATGGTTTACTTAGCCATGATCTCTTTCTTGCG TTGCCTAATATGGTGGGGACTCCATTGGGGATTCTCCAACTTATCATCTACTTTAAGTACAAGAACAAAAAGGAAGCGCCAATTACAACAACGGTGGTGGGCAAATGGGACCATGAGAAGAACAAGAGTAAACTTGAGCTTGTAGTCGACGTTGATCATGATGCTGATGCTGATGACAATGAGAAGAAGTTCATGAATGCATGTTAG
- the LOC106316757 gene encoding bidirectional sugar transporter SWEET3-like isoform X3 — protein sequence MKMGDKLRLSVGILGNGASLLLYTAPVLTFSRVFKKKSTEEFSCLPYVMTLFNCLIYTWYGLPIVSHCWENFPLVSINGVGIVLESIFIFVYFCYASPKEKIKVGVIFVPVIVVFGLTTAISAVVFEDHRHRKSFVGSVGLVASISMYGSPLIVMLPNMVGTPLGILQLIIYFKYKNKKEAPITTTVVGKWDHEKNKSKLELVVDVDHDADADDNEKKFMNAC from the exons ATGAAAATGGGTGATAAACTTAGACTATCCGTCGGAATTTTGG GAAACGGAGCTTCCTTGCTGCTCTATACAGCTCCAGT ATTAACATTTTCAAGGGTGTTTAAGAAGAAAAGCACAGAAGAATTCTCATGTCTTCCTTACGTTATGACACTCTTCAACTGTTTGATTTACACTTGGTACGGTTTACCGATTGTGAGCCATTGTTGGGAGAATTTTCCTCTTGTGAGCATTAATGGAGTTGGCATCGTTCTCGAATCAATCTTCATTTTCGTATATTTCTGCTACGCGTCGCCCAAAGAAAAG ATTAAGGTTGGTGTTATATTTGTTCCGGTGATCGTTGTGTTTGGGTTAACAACGGCAATCTCAGCCGTGGTGTTTGAAGACCACCGTCACCGAAAATCATTCGTCGGAAGTGTTGGCCTCGTGGCTTCTATCTCCATGTATGGTTCTCCTCTCATCGTTATG TTGCCTAATATGGTGGGGACTCCATTGGGGATTCTCCAACTTATCATCTACTTTAAGTACAAGAACAAAAAGGAAGCGCCAATTACAACAACGGTGGTGGGCAAATGGGACCATGAGAAGAACAAGAGTAAACTTGAGCTTGTAGTCGACGTTGATCATGATGCTGATGCTGATGACAATGAGAAGAAGTTCATGAATGCATGTTAG